In Ctenopharyngodon idella isolate HZGC_01 chromosome 20, HZGC01, whole genome shotgun sequence, the following proteins share a genomic window:
- the LOC127501844 gene encoding uncharacterized protein LOC127501844 has product MSTPPKLNNGRGGEMKMSKEPLRMVEESFHHSGKALQSNQPVYNSSKMVGMTQESAFRGFYCDIDGVDMENSARRQEEHEVLFNAAFLNEYFMQKCRYIQECDSPEEGFKEYDYEGEGSVISSIDNCSYNESNDDLEFLNNLGSKFTTLAEVCGFRQTQSMSQADPKVTVNTVETTPTTTAFTAVSSNHMTNTVQPSPVEITVKSPLVQTAPSQGMVIQEPMYYGFNQPMQNNVFLSDDGLGQGVYIINGTAEADRLLTQGNGHALAQLGSGQQGIISDSIFYSQIGPQNPVMINQKNLVMMPQQQLDRTGSLQMVQVPVGSAVSGENGQGRVTLIDGSVNGGMVLVGGPNHHPMGPQQFYPISSQELSGAVHMNQSVTDGSFSNAQNDGQGKVTILEGLVNGGNVLVGGPGAPNLVSMPQIANGQVNNQLLVSGPFSSVQNIVAGEGGQSRLLVNGHSILEGPNQRPLAISSGLPQVANKQLFRSTVSKVLTSMVMTPKSRSLVANRHLNV; this is encoded by the exons ATGAGCACCCCACCAAAACTCAACAATGGAAGGGGTGGTgaaatgaaaatgtccaaaGAACCTTTAAGAATGGTGGAGGAATCATTCCATCATTCCGGGAAAGCCCTGCAATCAAACCAACCTGTCTATAACAGTTCTAAAATGGTAGGAATGACGCAAGAGAGTGCATTTAGAGGCTTTTACTGTGATATTGATGGAGTAGACATGGAAAACTCTGCCAGGCGTCAAGAAGAACATGAGGtcttgtttaatgcagcattcctAAATGAATACTTCATGCAa AAATGTAGGTATATACAAGAGTGTGATTCTCCAGAGGAAGGATTCAAGGAGTATGATTATGAGGGTGAAGGATCTGTTATCAGTTCTATTGACAACTGCAGCTACAACGAGTCCAACGATGACCTGGAGTTCTTGAACAACCTTGGGTCAAAGTTCACCACCTTGGCTGAGGTTTGTGGATTTAGACAGACTCAATCTATGTCTCAGGCTGACCCAAAAGTTACTGTAAATACTGTGGAGACAACACCAACTACAACAGCATTTACTGCAGTATCTTCCAATCACATGACCAACACTGTCCAACCCAGTCCTGTGGAGATAACTGTTAAGTCACCACTTGTCCAAACTGCACCTAGTCAGGGGATGGTCATACAGGAGCCTATGTACTATGGGTTCAACCAACCAATGcaaaacaatgttttcttgTCTGATGATGGTCTTGGGCAAGGTGTTTACATAATTAATGGCACTGCAGAAGCTGACAGACTTCTCACTCAAGGTAACGGCCATGCACTTGCACAGTTAGGTAGTGGACAGCAGGGCATCATCAGTGATTCCATCTTTTACTCTCAAATTGGACCTCAAAATCCAGTCATGATTAATCAAAAAAACCTTGTAATGATGCCACAGCAACAACTAGATAGAACTGGTTCACTACAGATGGTACAAGTACCTGTGGGATCGGCTGTATCAGGAGAGAATGGGCAGGGTAGAGTAACTCTAATAGATGGTTCAGTCAATGGAGGTATGGTATTAGTTGGAGGTCCAAATCATCATCCCATGGGCCCACAACAATTTTACCCAATAAGTTCTCAAGAGTTGAGTGGAGCAGTACACATGAACCAAAGTGTAACTGATGGGTCCTTTTCCAATGCACAGAATGATGGACAAGGGAAAGTAACAATTCTAGAGGGTCTCGTCAATGGAGGTAATGTTTTAGTAGGAGGCCCAGGAGCACCAAACCTAGTGAGCATGCCTCAAATTGCAAATGGTCAAGTAAACAACCAGCTATTAGTAAGTGGTCCCTTCTCGAGTGTTCAGAACATTGTAGCAGGGGAAGGTGGACAGAGTAGACTATTGGTTAATGGTCACTCTATTCTAGAGGGTCCAAATCAGCGCCCACTTGCCATAAGTTCAGGATTGCCTCAGGTGGCAAACAAACAGTTATTCCGCTCTACAGTGTCCAAAGTTCTGACTTCAatggttatgacaccaaaatccAGAAGTCTTGTAGCAAATAGGCACCTGAATGTTTAG
- the LOC127502611 gene encoding desmoglein-4-like yields MYGDPSGNTGTGTVQIHILDINDNVPTLEKEQYSGNVDEGVTDVVVMRIKALDKDLEFTDNWLAVFDIIKGNEDDLFTIETDPKTNEGILKLVKPVDFEKVKDLDLSLVISNVAPFINGSALEVDVNLDKDGPGAGAGLGAGAGMGAGLGAGLGVGLDVGVDAGLDAGLYAGVDLGAGVDVGVDAGGNIGLKPDGKPGAKPGPSPGVKPGSKPGTKPGTKPSGKPGSEPDKKPAGKGYPVKISVNNLPDGPRFSPSLKDFPVSEDPDNEDFPIVLGTYAALDGDTGEPAENVR; encoded by the exons ATGTATGGAGATCCATCTGGAAACACAGGAACAGGCACTGTGCAAATTCATATTTTGGACATAAATGACAATGTTCCCACTCTTGAGAAAGAACAG TATTCAGGCAATGTTGATGAAGGTGTGACTGATGTGGTTGTCATGAGAATTAAAGCCCTGGACAAGGATCTGGAATTCACTGATAACTGGCTGGCAGTGTTTGATATTATCAAAGGAAATGAAGACGATCTCTTCACTATTGAAACAGACCCTAAAACGAATGAGGGAATTCTAAAACTTGTCAAG CCTGTTGATTTTGAAAAGGTAAAGGACTTGGACCTCAGTTTGGTTATATCAAATGTAGCTCCTTTTATAAACGGAAGTGCTTTAGAGGTGGACGTTAATCTGGACAAGGATGGACCAGGGGCTGGAGCGGGCTTAGGAGCAGGGGCCGGGATGGGAGCAGGATTGGGAGCGGGGTTAGGAGTAGGGTTAGATGTGGGAGTAGATGCTGGACTGGATGCTGGACTCTATGCAGGAGTGGATTTGGGTGCTGGAGTGGATGTCGGAGTAGATGCGGGTGGTAATATTGGACTTAAACCTGATGGTAAGCCTGGAGCCAAACCTGGCCCCTCACCTGGTGTCAAGCCTGGGTCTAAACCAGGAACAAAACCGGGCACTAAACCTTCTGGCAAACCTGGATCTGAGCCTGATAAAAAACCAGCTGGGAAAGGTTACCCAGTTAAGATTAGTGTAAATAACCTACCCGATGGCCCTAGATTCTCACCTTCTTTAAAAGACTTCCCAGTGTCAGAAGATCCAGATAATGAAGACTTCCCAATAGTGCTGGGCACCTATGCTGCTTTGGATGGTGATACTGGAGAACCAGCTGAAAATGTGAGGTGA
- the LOC127501848 gene encoding desmoglein-2-like, translated as MVKTKQVYSLKTYKTGQTRMQLAECNSLLFVGTTVSFHAHEALWQGIYKLTVKISDAQGLSCPDSQKFEVEVCTCEKTGSCGPRIAAQRGFPFKIGTPAIGLFLSGAALLLLVPFLLIFCQCGTVSEFTDLPFDAKECLISYHTEGIGEDKAVPLLSSPVDTIPKKQLFQDLKVSNTVSSRPFQASVANDSKMFNQETNDGFTETDGRFWYRQNTLLTANQRASALYSATLVHEKQDILGDMAVGDEFLNEYFSQV; from the exons ATGGTAAAGACAAAGCAGGTttattcacttaaaacatacaAGACTGGACAAACTCGAATGCAGTTAGCAGAGTGTAATTCTCTCTTATTTGTAGGAACAACTGTGAGCTTTCATGCACATGAGGCTTTGTGGCAAGGCATCTATAAGCTGACAGTGAAGATCTCTGACGCTCAGGGTCTGTCCTGTCCAGACAGCCAAAAGTTTGAGGTAGAAGTGTGCACCTGTGAGAAAACAGGCTCATGTGGGCCGAGGATAGCCGCGCAACGTGGCTTCCCGTTCAAAATAGGAACACCAGCCATTGGCTTGTTCCTCAGCGGTGCAGCTCTGCTCCTGC TGGTACCCTTCCTACTGATCTTCTGCCAGTGTGGGACCGTGAGCGAGTTCACAGATTTGCCCTTTGATGCAAAAGAATGTCTTATTTCATATCACACTGAAGGCATAGGGGAGGACAAG GCGGTTCCTCTTCTCAGCAGTCCTGTTGATACAATACCCAAAAAACAACTGTTCCAGGATCTCAAGGTTTCCAACACTGTATCCTCAAGGCCCTTTCAAGCAAGTGTTGCTAATGACAGCAAAATGTTCAACCAGGAAACAAACGATGGGTTTACAGAAACTGATGGCAGGTTTTGGTACCGGCAAAACACCCTTTTAACAGCCAATCAGCGCGCTAGTGCTCTCTACTCTGCAACACTCGTGCATGAAAAACAGGATATTTTGGGGGATATGGCAGTGGGAGATGAATTCCTCAATGAATACTTCTCTCAGGTATGA
- the LOC127501847 gene encoding desmoglein-4-like, with protein sequence MMTEFSFDSLLQKASCAAAKPPLTDSLLGYEYEGQDTPAGSVGCCSLLESDNDLEFLNNLGSKFLTLADICRPPKPPKTEQVVKSVETSYKSESTSTSTIQVTKTTPPPQQVQQSSVTKVETVNKSATLPSAKASQTLFVQQQPLFYLVEQQMPNTVFVESPTQGLYVINGNPGTEGLILQGRNVSQATLSRGQQAMYVINGAPVAAHKPIQLQTEVQEQEAVLGFSPVSSPIGAPGGVLLMQTHFPEKAVEKETGRPPLLLADVPALAKKHKKKTPSESLGTKVVKAELKDTVSSK encoded by the coding sequence atgatgacagaattttcatttgattcTTTATTGCAGAAAGCAAGCTGTGCTGCAGCAAAGCCTCCCCTGACAGACAGTCTTCTGGGGTACGAGTATGAGGGTCAAGACACCCCTGCTGGCTCTGTTGGTTGTTGCAGCCTCCTTGAGTCTGACAATGACCTGGAGTTCCTTAACAACCTTGGGTCAAAGTTCCTTACATTAGCGGACATATGCCGTCCTCCAAAGCCTCCCAAAACTGAGCAAGTAGTCAAATCGGTTGAAACCAGCTACAAAAGCGAGAGCACCAGCACTAGCACCATCCAGGTTACCAAAACCACTCCACCTCCACAACAGGTACAGCAAAGCTCTGTTACCAAAGTCGAGACGGTTAATAAATCAGCCACACTTCCAAGTGCCAAAGCAAGCCAGACACTTTTCGTGCAACAGCAGCCTCTATTCTACCTGGTGGAGCAGCAAATGCCAAACACAGTTTTTGTTGAGAGCCCTACTCAGGGTTTGTATGTAATAAATGGCAACCCTGGGACGGAAGGTTTGATACTGCAAGGCAGAAACGTTTCACAGGCGACGCTAAGCAGAGGACAGCAGGCAATGTATGTGATAAATGGAGCCCCTGTGGCTGCTCATAAGCCGATTCAGTTGCAAACGGAAGTACAGGAACAGGAGGCAGTGCTGGGATTTAGCCCCGTCTCATCTCCCATTGGAGCGCCTGGAGGTGTACTGCTAATGCAGACACATTTTCCTGAGAAAGCAGTAGAAAAGGAAACTGGAAGACCACCATTGCTGCTTGCTGATGTTCCAGCACTggccaaaaaacataaaaagaaaacaccaTCTGAGTCGTTAGGTACCAAAGTAGTGAAGGCTGAACTAAAAGATACTGTGTCATCTAAATAG
- the ttr gene encoding transthyretin produces the protein MAKAVVCVLLASLFAFCRCAPVGFHGGSDAHCPLTVKILDAVKGIPAGNVTLDVYRQDQSGTWEKIASGKVDMTGEVHNLITEQEFTPGVYRVEFDTKAYWKEEGRTPFHQMADVVFEAHAEGHRHYTLALLLSPFSYTTTAVVVKAHD, from the exons ATGGCTAAAGCAGTGGTTTGTGTGCTTCTCGCATCTCTGTTTGCCTTCTGTAGATGTGCTCCAGTG GGTTTTCATGGTGGTTCAGATGCTCACTGCCCTCTGACGGTAAAGATCCTGGATGCTGTGAAGGGGATTCCCGCTGGAAATGTAACTCTGGATGTGTATCGCCAAGATCAAAGTGGGACATGGGAAAAGATTGCCAGTGG GAAAGTGGATATGACTGGCGAGGTGCACAACTTGATCACTGAGCAGGAGTTCACTCCTGGTGTGTATCGTGTGGAGTTTGACACTAAAGCCTACTGGAAGGAAGAGGGTCGTACACCATTCCACCAGATGGCTGAT gtGGTGTTTGAGGCTCATGCGGAGGGGCATCGTCATTACACTCTGGCTCTTCTTCTGAGCCCCTTCTCATACACCACAACAGCTGTGGTCGTCAAAGCACATGATTGA